AAAGGCTCAAGGGATTTCCATTTTGAGAAGATCTCCCATGAACTGGAAGAAAAGATGCACCAAACCGTGCTGGAGATCGACCTGGATGCCCTGGTGCACAATCTGAACCATTTTCGTTCCCTGCTCCAACACAATACGCGCCTGATGGTGATGGTCAAAGCCTTTTCCTATGGCAGCGGTACCTATGAGATTGCCAATCTTCTTCAATATCAAAGAGTGGATTACCTGGGAGTGGCTTTTGCCGATGAAGGGGTAACTTTGCGGGAAGCAGGTATAGCTCTGCCCATTATCGTCATGAACCCTGAAGAAGATGGTTTCAGAATGATGATCGATTATGAGCTGGAGCCCGAGATTTATCATTTTCATGTGCTGGAGCAGTTTAACAGAGTGGTATCTGCCACCGGCAAAGAGGAGTACCCCGTGCATATCAAGCTGGATACCGGCATGAACAGGCTTGGGTTCAGGGACGTGGAGGTCGGTGAGCTGATAAGCCACCTGAAGCAAGCCAAACATCTGCGGGTCCATTCGATCTTCTCTCATCTTGCAGCCAGTGATGAGGCGGAGCAGGATGCCTTCAGCCATGAGCAGATAGGCCTGTTCGATGAGCTGAGTACTAGGATATCCCGGGAAATGGGCCATCCGGTTATACGCCATATACTGAATTCGGCAGGCATTGAACGATTCCCGGATGCACAGTTTGATATGGTGCGACTGGGCATTGGCCTCTATGGTATTGGAGCGACCGGCCAGGATAAACTGCGCAACATTTCCACATTTAAGAGCACAGTAACCCAGGTCAAAGAAGTGAAGAAAGGCGGAACCATCGGATATGGCCGCTCGGCAAGGGCTGAGCATGACCTGAAGATCGCTGTCATACCGGTTGGTTATGCCGATGGCTTTAACCGGGCTCTGAGCAATGGGGTCGGGCGTCTGTACATCAATGGCTTTTATGTACCCGTTATCGGCAGCATTTGTATGGATATGTGCATGGCAGATATCACAGGATGCGACATTAAGGAGGGCGATGAAGTGATCGTTTTTGGGGATGAGATCCCGGTGGGGGAACTGGCCGATAAACTCAATACCATTCCCTACGAAATTTTTACAGGCATCTCCGAAAGAGTCAAACGCGTATACTTTCAAGAATGACTTTCAACTTATTTTTTTGAAAACGTTTTCATTCGCGCCCGTAGAAAATTTGGGATTTTTCTATTAAACAAATGTGCTTGAATCTAGTGGGTTATAATGAAAGTGGCGTAAATTCAGCTTCCTGGACTATTGATGTTTTGTCAATAAATCCTTAATTTTGTCTGGCTTATTCAGAGTATATTGAATAATTGTGATTTTTAAACCTTAAAAAATTGGTTCATATGGCTAAACTCAAACTTGCCATCAACGGCTTTGGTAGAATTGGCAGAAGCGTATTCAGAATTGCTGCCGAGAGAGAAAATGTAGACATTGTAGGTATTAATGACATTACCGATACAAAGACTTTGGCCCATTTGTTGAAGTACGATTCCAACTATGGCAGATTTAACGGAACTGTTGAACAGCAGGATGAATATCTGGTGGTCAATGGTAAAAAGGTAAAGGTCAGCGCTGAAAAGAATCCTGCCCAAATACCATGGGACGAGACACCCGACGTGGTGGTTGAATCTACCGGCGTATTCCGTAAGCGGGAAGACAAGAAAGGTGGATATGGCGATCACCTGAAGAATGGCGCCAAGAAGGTTCTGCTCACTGTTCCTGCCAAGGATGAGATCGACCGGATGATTGTGCTGGGTGTAAACGACAATGACCTGAAGCCTGAAGACGAGTGTGTCTCCAACGCTTCCTGCACCACCAACTGTCTGGCTCCTGTAGTGAAAGTGCTCAACGATGAGTTTGGCATCGAGCATGGCTTGATGACCACCATCCACTCTTACACCGCCGACCAGAATCTGCAGGATGCCCCGCACAAGGATCTGAGAAGAGCACGTGCTGCCGCACTCTCGCAAATCCCAACTACTACTGGAGCTGCCGGTGCCGCAGGAAAAGTGATTCCCGATCTCAAAGGCAAACTCGATGGCAAGGCTGTACGTGTTCCCACCCCTACAGGATCGCTGGTTGATTTTACGGCCCACCTGAAGAAGGATGTGACCATCGAGGAAGTGAATGAAGCCATGAAGAAGTATGCTGAAGGCGAGATGAAAGGTATCCTCGGATATACAGAAGATCCGATTGTGTCGGCTGACATTGTGGGTGATCCCCGTTCTTCCATCTTCGATGCCCAGAGCACTATGGTTATGGCAGGTCACATGGTAAAAGTTGTTTCCTGGTATGACAATGAATGGGGCTATTCGGAGCGCGTAGTAGACCTGGCTGAAAAGTTGATCCAATAAAGTATAATTTTCCGTCCAGATCATGAAGCGGGACACGCCTCGGCATGTCCCGCTTTTTGTGCGCCCTGCATGCGCAAGTTCTTTAAGGTAAGAGTCCTGAACGGGCCGAGTTGACAGGAACCGTTAGTCGAGGGCAAGACAGTGACCGCGAGGTCCCTATTGAAGGAAGCCTAAGACAAATAGATGTCCCCACGAACAGGAACGGGATACAAGGCCTACTTTGGAGGCAACGCTGCTATAGAAGCGGAAGCGATATTGCGGCGTTTAAGGCTGAATAGGTTATTGTGCGGTGAAAGGGTTAAAAAGTAAAATCTGGGTCTTCCGGGAATAATTTTATAAATTCGGGAATTCAAACCCAAAACCCATGATTATGAAACGGACATGTAGGATCGCCTCATTCCTTTTAATATTGGTGTTTTCCTGTTCCCAGGCCCGGGCCGATGTTTCCTTTGAGCAATATTTCAAGGATCAGACCATGCGGTTGGATTATTTTCACACCGGCACTGCAACCGAAGAACACTTTTCTCTGGACCAGATGGTGAATGATGGTCCCTGGGCAGGAAGCAAACAGCAGTTGGTCGATGACCTGAGGCTCGGAAAATATTTCTTTGAGATACAGGATCCCCGGAGTGGGAAAGTGATTTATTCCAGGGGGTATTCGAGCATTTATGGTGAATGGGAAACCACTGCGGAAGCCAAAAAGGAGTGGGGTGTCTTTCATGAATCAGTGCGCTTCCCCTGGCCTGCCCAAAAGGTGAAGCTGGTGATCTATAAGCGCAACCAACAGCAAAAATTTGATCCGGTATGGCAATACATGGTGGATCCCAATTCCCGTAAGGTCAATCCTGCCCCGTTGAACACCCCTTACGGGGTATATGAAGTGGCCGTGCATGGGAAGCCCCAGGAGAAGGTGGACATTGTTCTTTTAAGTGAAGGTTATACACAGCAGCATATGGATGAGTTCCGGGCCGATGCCGACAAATTTGCCCGGGCCTTGTTTTCAACAGAACCTTTTGCTTCCCGGAAGGAGGATTTCAATATACGCGCGGTGAAAGTGCCGGCCCCCAACTCAGGACTGAACCATCCCCAGCAGGATATATACAACCGCTCGGCCCTTTCGGTTAGCTATGGGGCTTTTGGCTCACAACGCTATGCCCTTGGTTATGACAACAAAACCATACGGGATGCAGCTTCCACGGTGCCCTATGAGTTTACCGCCATACTTATGAACGACAGCATTTATGGCGGGGGAGGCATCTACAAGCTCTATATTACCGCAGCTTCCGACAATGCCTTCCATGATTACCTTTTTGTCCATGAGTTCGGCCACCACTTTGCTTCCCTGGCCGATGAATATTATACCTCTGCTACGGCTTATGAGATGGGTAGTCAGGTTGTCGAGCCCTATGAGTTGAATGTCACTACTTACATGGATAAAGACAAGATCAAATGGGGGGATCTGATTCGGGAAGATACACCTTTACCCACTCCCTGGGGGAAGGAGAAATTTGACGATCACAGCAACCGGATCCAGGAGAAACGGCAAAAGATGCGAGATGCGAGGGTGAGTGAAGACAAGATGGAACAGTTGTTCAACCAGCAGCGTGAATGGGAGGAGGACTATCTCTCACAAATACCCCATGCCGGTGATGTAGGCGCCTATGAGGGGGCTATGTATCACAGCAAGGGAATATACCGTTCCGAACCTAACTGCATCATGTATACCCGCACCGATCATTTCTGCGCCGCCTGTCAAAGGGCTATCAATATGGTGATTGATCAGTATGCGGAATAGTTGGGGACCGTTACCTAATTTTGAATGCCTATGGGACTATTTCGAAAGAAAAAAAAGAAACGGGAGCTGTTGGATTACGACGGCAACCCCTTAAAGGTGGGCGATAAAGTGATGTCGCTGCGCTATGATCTGGGCAAATGTGTGATCGTTGAAGGCGAATACGGGATAGAGTATGAATCGCTGGAGACGGGGAAAAGAGTAAGGTATGCCTGGATGATCGACGCACACACCGAGAATCAGAAAGTCAGAAAGCTGGAGGAAGATTAAATCCCGCGGGATCGGGCATCTTACATAATAGGGATGACGGGATCATATTTTTATACCCAGGACAATCACGTCATCCACCTGAAAATTATCGCCCTTCCATTTTTTAAACTGCTCTTCAAGCATTAGTTTCTGCCTGTCCATGGGCAGGTGCTGGATGTCTCTGAGCAGGTGTATAAAATTGATGGGCTTGAATTTTTTGTGATCGGGCCCACCCAGTTGATCTACGTATCCGTCTGAGAAGAGATAGAGGGTATCGCCGGATTTGATTTCAAGCCGGTGGTTGGTGAAAGAGGATTTTTCCGTATGATAGATGCCCACAGGCATGCGGTCACCGCTGAATTTTTCGAACACACCGTCGCGAAAGACATACAAAGGATTGAAAGCTCCGGCAAAATCTACCAGTCCATTCTCCAGATCGATCACGCAAAAGGATATATCCATTCCATCTTTGGTAAGGTCACGCTTGCCGGTTTGGTGCAGGGAATTTTTAACCGTCTCGCGCAACCGGTTTAATATCATGGCTGCGTTTTCAGGTGTGCCCTGGTGATTGCTAACAATTTCATTAAGAGAAGAGATGCCGAGCATGCTCATGAAAGCCCCGGGAACCCCATGCCCCGTGCAATCTGCTGCCGTCACGTAGATCCGTTTCCCAAGGGTGTGAATCCAGTAAAAATCACCGCTGACAATGGAACGGGGCTTAAAGAGTATAAAATGGTCGGAGAATGCCTGGCTGAATTGTTCTTCTTTGGGCATCAGTGCGGTTTGTATGCGCCGGGCATATTCAATGCTACCTGTTATCTCCATATTTTTTTGCTCAATGGTATTTTTTTGTTCGAGAATGGCATCCCGCTGGGTGGTGATCTCACTTTTCTGCTCTTCGATGGTGGCGGTCCGTTCCTTTACGGCCTCTTCCAGCAAACGCTTGTCGTGCCGCAGTTTTTTTTCGTGTAGTTTGATGACCATGAAAAACAACCCGCTGATCGACACAGCCAATATGCCGTAGAAAAGGCGGGTCTCTGTAAATGGAGGAGGCACATGGTAATTGATCCTTCCGGTTTCGCTTACCTGTCCCCAAAGATTACGGGCCCGGACCCGTACAGTATACTCGCCTTTCTGGGTAAATATCCGGATGGTGGGGTCAGGTGACCATTTCGACCAGTCATTCATTAATCCCTCGATCCTGTATTGATATTGAGTGGAATTTTTCCTGATGTATTGGGGGGCAGCAATGCGGAAGACCAGTGGGATGTTTTCTTTTTCTATCTCCATATTCTGCTGCTGGACATAGTATTTCTTGCCTGAGCGTATGGAGGCAAAAAAGACTTTAAAACCGGTTTGATCCGGTAAGCCATCAT
The nucleotide sequence above comes from Bacteroidales bacterium. Encoded proteins:
- the gap gene encoding type I glyceraldehyde-3-phosphate dehydrogenase, with product MAKLKLAINGFGRIGRSVFRIAAERENVDIVGINDITDTKTLAHLLKYDSNYGRFNGTVEQQDEYLVVNGKKVKVSAEKNPAQIPWDETPDVVVESTGVFRKREDKKGGYGDHLKNGAKKVLLTVPAKDEIDRMIVLGVNDNDLKPEDECVSNASCTTNCLAPVVKVLNDEFGIEHGLMTTIHSYTADQNLQDAPHKDLRRARAAALSQIPTTTGAAGAAGKVIPDLKGKLDGKAVRVPTPTGSLVDFTAHLKKDVTIEEVNEAMKKYAEGEMKGILGYTEDPIVSADIVGDPRSSIFDAQSTMVMAGHMVKVVSWYDNEWGYSERVVDLAEKLIQ
- a CDS encoding SpoIIE family protein phosphatase → RDSLSRYLRLFDNIQDISLNSDNHLWIIADNQVYRINLNDGLPDQTGFKVFFASIRSGKKYYVQQQNMEIEKENIPLVFRIAAPQYIRKNSTQYQYRIEGLMNDWSKWSPDPTIRIFTQKGEYTVRVRARNLWGQVSETGRINYHVPPPFTETRLFYGILAVSISGLFFMVIKLHEKKLRHDKRLLEEAVKERTATIEEQKSEITTQRDAILEQKNTIEQKNMEITGSIEYARRIQTALMPKEEQFSQAFSDHFILFKPRSIVSGDFYWIHTLGKRIYVTAADCTGHGVPGAFMSMLGISSLNEIVSNHQGTPENAAMILNRLRETVKNSLHQTGKRDLTKDGMDISFCVIDLENGLVDFAGAFNPLYVFRDGVFEKFSGDRMPVGIYHTEKSSFTNHRLEIKSGDTLYLFSDGYVDQLGGPDHKKFKPINFIHLLRDIQHLPMDRQKLMLEEQFKKWKGDNFQVDDVIVLGIKI
- the alr gene encoding alanine racemase, translated to KGSRDFHFEKISHELEEKMHQTVLEIDLDALVHNLNHFRSLLQHNTRLMVMVKAFSYGSGTYEIANLLQYQRVDYLGVAFADEGVTLREAGIALPIIVMNPEEDGFRMMIDYELEPEIYHFHVLEQFNRVVSATGKEEYPVHIKLDTGMNRLGFRDVEVGELISHLKQAKHLRVHSIFSHLAASDEAEQDAFSHEQIGLFDELSTRISREMGHPVIRHILNSAGIERFPDAQFDMVRLGIGLYGIGATGQDKLRNISTFKSTVTQVKEVKKGGTIGYGRSARAEHDLKIAVIPVGYADGFNRALSNGVGRLYINGFYVPVIGSICMDMCMADITGCDIKEGDEVIVFGDEIPVGELADKLNTIPYEIFTGISERVKRVYFQE